The genomic interval TTTGTTCCCACTCCAGTTTGCGGAGGAGAAAGACGGGCAGTTTACGCAGGGAGCACTGCTCCAAAACACAATCCTTGTATGCCTGTCGTACTCTGAAATACACACGGTGTGCATAATGATCAGTGATGTTGAAACAGCGAGTGCACAAGACATCCGAAAACAGACAGACGGCTACAgttaaagaataaaaaaaaatacaaataaaacaattaGTTAAtgaaacgtttaatttatgacaaaataaGACGTTAGCAAGTACATCGACCAAATGGTCTTCACagaggaaaaacaaacaaatagttaTTCGCTGAGTGAATGTTCGATGTCtgccaaggtgtgtgtgtgtgtgtgtgtgtatgtgtgtctgtgtgtgtgtctgtgcgtgtgtgtgtgtgtgtgtgtgtgtctgtctgtctgtctgtctgtctgtgtgtctttctgtgtgtctgtcataGTATGTGCGTATAGCCGGTGACAATTCTGAACCTATAAACATTTAACCAGACACACAAAATATCAACGGAAGTAGCGTACGCACGCAAGAAATACCCACAAGTTAACTCCATCGAACCAAGGGCATTGGCATACACAAGCGGACTACAAATAAACAGTGGAAGAAAAGAcaaaactgcataacagatGAAATGACAGCAGACACCTAAAGACATGCTTACCCGCATCCCACAGTCGTGGCAGGACCGTAGTACTTGTCACAGTGGTTGATGCCAGTCTGACAGCTTGGGTAGTATTGCTCTGTTGAGTAAAGCATCAGTTCTattactacccgtcataaaagcAAACTACGCAGATGCGTTTTGGTGAGAACAAGAGAACGAGAATTTATTTCGCAGTTATAgcataacttcttcttcttctgcgttcgacggttgtgtctagggtcGTAGTTCCGCTGCTGTCGTGAACTGGAACGTCGCTTTCAGGTTATAGCATAACTAATTCTGTTGCGTCTACCATCATGATTATTCCTGCTATCTTGTAgctcagagaaagagacacatgCAACgagcagagagaaaaagaaaaacacattcATGCTTACGCACACAATGCAATGGTACAGAACGCAACGCAACAAAAATCCTACGCTAAGCTACACAAACAACAaactagaacacacacacacacacacacacacacacacacacacacacacacacacacacacacacacacacacacacacacacacacacacacacacacacacacacacacacacacacatgtatgcaaacGAACTGCTAATCATCAATCTTACGAGTTGTTGTGGTTTGGGTTGAAGAAGTGGTGGTTGTAGTCGTTGTGATGTTGCTCAAATAGTGAAGACCCGGTATATctgtaaaagaagaaaaacacattCATGTTAACGTTGCCACTCTCATCAAACCGCAACAGTCAAGTACTCAAGACTTTACAAGATCGCTTGTATTTCACAGCAAATATCATGAATAAGCGAATGAatgctgtctgtttgtctttctgtctgtccgatCTTTCGTCCATCCTCAGCCATCCTCTGCCCGTTTGTCTATGAGTCTGTCTCTCGTCTGGCTGGCCGACCGACTGACAAAGTAAATGATAGACTGATTGCCAGACTGACAgaccgactgactgactgatttaatcacccactcactcactcactcactcactcactcactcactcactcactcactcactcactcactcactcaatcaatcactcaatcaatcaaccaaccaaccaatcaacttggcacacatacacacacacaaacaaacacacacactcacacacacacacacacacacacacatagaaaaacaaacacacacacacacacacacacacacacatacacacacacacaaaaacaaacacaaacacacacacacacacacacacacacacacacacacacacacacacacacacacacacacacacacacacaaacacacacacgagacgGCCACAGGCACATAAATCAATTCGTCAATGCGTCTCACTACACTGACAGGTCTCAACCTGTGATCGTACCACAACGCAAGCCTTTGTCTTCCATTGCCTTGAAGAACACGTTGATTAGATTGTCCTTGTTCTGTTGACTGGCACCGGTGCATCTTTCGTTGGTGCAGTACTTCATCGCATGATTCGTCAAACACTGTAAAAAAGAAccaataaaaataataaaacacttaaaaaaaaaagaaaaattataCAAAAAAGAATATAGCCTATACATGCAGATCCAaacgcagaaaaaaagaaaagtgaagAAATCAACGACggtaggaaggaaggaaagaaggagggaggagggagccAAAGACAAAAACTAAATAAGAAACtaaataagtaagtaagtaagtaagtaagtaagtaagtaagtaactcactcacacactcacacactcactcactcactcactcactcactcactcactcactcactcactaacaAACTAAGTAACAAGAAGAACAGAAATAAAACAGACAGCCAAGCATATGTGCCAGCATGCATTTCTGTTCCATTCAATTCAGATccaagtttttgtgtgtgattttctCTTGCTGAATGTGTTTTTTCGTGTTTGTGTTTAAGGTGTAAAGCACCTTGTTGCATTGTTAAACCCATACATAAAAACGTTTAAAGATatgttttaaaacaaaaagtagGAAGAAAACCGAGACAGACGACAGAAAGGAAGGAAAAGACGTGACAAGAGCAAAGTTTGATTTAATACACACaaacaggaaaaaaaagaaaagaagcacAAAATCATGCATTAAAACAGGAATGCggagaaaacacaaacaaacaaacaaacaaacatattgtACACAAGCACTATACATtcaactagaggaatacccggcttcgccggggtgaatcgcgagacagagacagacagcgtggcggttcaccacaatcacctttgaaggcgaagtcctctcaaacgggattgagaattttagagcttatttctaagccctatattatctgttatggcttctcaaatgccagaacatacagacagacaaaagccgccagaccccatcacaaacagaactctacaatccacaggtgttacctccacacacacacacacacacacacacacgcacacacacacacacacacacacacacacacacacacacacacacacacacacacacacacacagaagccgtatatatctacatctatatacgactagtgtctgtctgtctgttcgcgatgcacggccaaagttctcgatggatctgtttcaaatttggtgggcatattcaggtacacccgggacacaacctggtcgatgagatatttcaacacgtgctctcagcgcgcagcgctgtgcgcgctgaaccgatttttttgttgttgttgtctggatccactaccagtaactcttccttatcttctccagtgttttcagccgcgattatctcccttcctccgtgtggcaaagccgggtcccaggcgcagcctggtattcggctctacttcttcccggcgaagccggtacccggcgaagcgggtaatcatctagtctatcaatatatataaatatatagagatagatgacagtggatttttcgataaatagattcgacctttgcacttttacagtgaggacaacttacgggtacatgcaaggaaagcccacaacttcaaaggcgaacaactctgcagagtctgctgtgaagggcgacggtagtctccctgtcacactcgaccccctttgaatgaactttgtccccaaagttccgaaccatggacccgccaagcttaggtccctcccaggtggaatgggaacagcacgaaaatgattcagtggcctgaacatttcatgtcgagtcccatcgctgtcgacgacgccaaatgtaaccgagtgccgaaacaccacaatcacctttgaaggcgaagtccactcaaacgggattgagaataactgttatggcttctcgaaggaaggcctgaacatacagacacagttaaaattaatattaaaagtcctacggttttgagccattaaggacttgagtgtttgtccgctttcaaaaagaggaaagaaagaaacaaaaaataaggagaggagggcagggggtggggttgagttgataatgctctgtggaatttgttaaaatgaaaagtagttaagatgtttcttggtaagaattataagtctgtattctatatcttgaataacgggcttgtaatattatttttattttatttcaaatcgagttaaaaagtggaacctttcaggatcaccaataaaaccaaatagatgagcaagtaagaggaacacgaacaataaatctcaaaactttttacaaataaaaggattaagatgtaagccacgaaggccgtggtaataaaaacaatatgtacagtttggcgactagtgggccttgggtgaggatatgttgtctagaaggtagtcgctggaatcaggagggatggcgggagccactcgacctcaaactgaaacacgctgatgtgataatctgggcttagttatacccacagccccatgtccgagtccctgaccagtcggcacagcagcaagctgtgtgaccagcctagagaactgctactgcgcagataatcctggggactcagaccatggagctgcatatggtcatataaggttttaaaggtaattctatttgtagcgcatggagcgaaaatgtgttgaaatgaatagggttctccacaatggcaggacttgttaaagatatggaagcggcagccgccggcacggaggcgtctgaagatagtgaggaggtttgttgggagatcggggtgtagatcgttcatatcaatgggttgataggacagagatgttacgtactgacttcgaatgagtttacggattttactgtagaattcggttactgagtagccgatgttagtgttagctgggctatattctgccgcttctttggcagcgacatccgccagttcatttccccggacccctacgtgagaggggacccagagaaatgatacggatgtgccggatgagattaactggtgacatataaagaggatttctctttgtagctctgcacgatttgatgtgtttcgatgcagagcttgtaatgaagagcgcgagtcagagcagaaaactaccgcacgcggtgtgactgggaggtcatttataaaagtgcatgccatgagcaaggcaaatagctcggctgagaatatggagatgtctttattaagagtatatttccttgagattttgagatctgggattacaaaggcgcagccaacgctgccgtctgcaaatttggatccgtcagtaaagacttttaaatgctccgagaatttgtagtttagggtttcttttgtgacagtagctaggtagacggggttatcttttttggtagtattatcttcactgtcgtatatgatagtaggggtttcctcaagccaaggcgggtaggagggcggggggaccctggccagctcactgaccttcaccccgctatcggctagaatgcggtttactgtgtcggataagggtagcgttttggccaagagttgagtgctatgtttggtgttggcctcataattttggtgctgaggaaaaaagtcagtcaggacctcgcaggcagagttctctaccgcgtgggctctgacagcatactgagctgaacggagttttatctcatccacaaggggcagccacccacactcgctgtagactcgactcttactcgcttgttgggagagtcccagagctattttgagcgccctgcactctataatagccagttttttcatgagcgccgggcgcgtcgcgaaataagcttcgcacccgtaaaggaggcgggagcgaattaatgcccgcactacctctgtgacacacttacgtcctctggcccaggattgggacgccaggtagcgtatgatataaagatccttgttggccttattgatcagatgttcgatatgactggtccagttaagtcgggtatcgatgataacgccgaggaacttaacttctgagctcggtttgataatatcacaacctatctttatactgcagttcctgtacagttgtctacgggagacaacaagaaagactgttttatttgaggctagttggaagccgttggtgtacatatattgacagaggttgtcgattttagtttggtaagaagataagtcaacagtgttggtaactctgttatggcgtggtctattagtgtctattaaggcgaggtcgtccgcatacagaagtacactggcaccgtcaaccttaacagaagtaatgtcatagagcatgatgctgaataagtttggcgcgatgatactgccctggggaacccccatgtccagcgcatgggtttcggacaccgaagagcccactcggacagacatcttgcgattgctgatgaagtttttgatgaattggtacatgtggccagagacaccgattctgccgagttttaggagtagacgagcatgccagacgctgtcgtacgcagatttaatatcaaagaaggttccaagaagagaattattactatgtgccaaggtctttttgattttttcagtgacgtgcacaatgtggtccgcacacgaacgaccttgcctaaaacctgcctggcatgtaggaatgatattgtgtttattgaggtggaactccagcctctggttcaccacacgctcaaagatcttgctgaggtggggggttagtgatatggggcggtaactgccaggtagattgcccggttttccgctcttcaatactgctactacttgtgagtctgaccacgctgcggggatagtatcctttaaccagcataggttgaaaaactgagtgagccacttaacaaagttaggtggtagatgttttatcatgtgatatgatattgggtctaaacctgtggatttttttgggtctttcacagaagagatggcgttttggacttcttttgccttaaacatgcagtttataggcaactggttgtcatctggggggtatgtgaaacccttctcctgatctaacctataattgagtcgttcagtatctagggattttgattgactatttttggcaaaggtatctgctaataggtttgccttttcagagtcagttgtggtcattttatcacccgatagtagtggcttttctttagttctgtatctacatttaaatctgcggattttcttccagattttgccacagtctttgtaatctttagtttctttgtggacaaagttttcccagttttgaagtttagcctcagcggtgatctggttaaattgtatttcagctgacttcatattcgtgaagttagcgtctgagcagtgcctgagatatgtcctaatgtgatatcgcttgtttgccaaggcttcatcacagtctgcattccaccactcattccttttggccttacagttaggatttactgatttaagcggaatgtgattattggcagcagtgagtatacattgacgtatgttattgtaagaggcttcgatgtcatccgtaaggagagtttcctccctgacaccctcgagctccgcacggaagctgtcccaatttgcctgtttgtaattgtacttttttctgacctccgagttattgcgattaggggcgaagtggcggaaggtaagaacaatgggtaagtgatcggagccgagggcgtccgggaaaacgttccagtcgatgtcagtgactatggcatttgagcaaagggagagatcgattgctgacggggaatggtcagctctgtctggaagtctggttgccgagccatcgtttagtatacaaaagtcagtttccaaaatgacgtcagcaaggttgctattggcatgtttgtatctagggttagcagagtcccacagagggtggtgattattaaaatcacccatcacgcaccagtgtgccctgccatgatccagggattttagccagtcggtagttccttttttattacacccgtgggggtaatatatgttaactatgttgaggtttttggatccttttatttcgatttcaacagcacatgtactgagattttctgaactagggatgagaggtgcaaagggtttgtaatttaaggaagactttagataaatagctgtttgaatgagttgccctgagcccttttgctctactatgggagggaagtcaaaaccatctatagaaggcagtagggagcgttttctcttgactgactggataactaagatgtcagcagagtgatttgatatataattatatagctgagagaagttagagttgatagagcgacagttccactgtaatatgataaatccgtgaccgctttcaccttgttcagccattttaacacgcacaaagaaggtaagttaaagggcagatttaaaataggttaaaaagtggttttaacagctttcatatccgtcacggacaactgcttggcaccagcaagagcgcccagcgccagagtggcgccgcccggaatgaagcgttcaaccttggtgttggagagttgtgtgtatgtagctgagagggagtcgatcaggtcgagaggactctgcatctgtctggccttaaccatgaagccgaggcactgctcgatgaaaccttgaaggcctctttgttgttcatttaaatttgcatattgctctcctgtttttagcttatctagtgcagcgtcggctagctcaagctctgccttctcctgctcctccctcatctgctgctttatttcctgttcagttttaagtttgtattctctgaatctctgggccaatccctcctccattctccccatcaacctctcgaagagctgctcttctttcgagtcctccttcctgttctgggctttgcgtaggagggaggcctttaacccgggggtcccatgaagcggcgcctctgcccgagccgtctgagacttacagggcgcctgggggccaggatttggattttgcgaagttgtttggtgcttcgcggttgcagcagaactgtccgcatgaactggaaggagtgtattgtcatgttcggtcattttgtttttgatttcttgtattttatttacttgcccacccagggggggtctctggacagccaaagagtacccggaccggggggttgaggtccgccggatcggttgcggagggggacgccagaaggagtccctcatttccgctggggcagtcgctgttttattttgttgtttggcgagctcgcgccgcgcccgatccagggcctcagaatatggtatgtatgctgccgacctgatcttattggcctgcagcctcagtctcatttccgggcatccaagataagcggcggagtgctcgcccttgcagtttacgcaatgtttggccttggtgcacgtcgctccgtcgtggcccttggagccacatcgggggcagatctgcacttttgatttgcattgttgttttaggtgcgatagtctctggcacttcgtacagcgccgcactggaggagtgtagggttcgacgccgtacacctcactctccagaacgacgctgtctggaagaattgccgttgtaaacgtgacacggaccgcctgagacggtttcccatccctaaggagaagacggcgaaaagatcgaaccgaggaggggcccttttctacaagactcccatcctccatccggacgcgcacgcccactgccatctcagacaggtctgttcctgaatgtattgtgggtatgcgtttaatgacaccttcggttgttacctccggacggtggcatttcactttgatgccgccgatcgagtccagcctcaatagcttgttttgttgtgatgctgaggagcaccctaccaggacgctcccagctgccagcatgcgtatttctttgacctcgccgatggcaaggtcaaaagtttttttcctcctgaggccgagtccctgcaatgttgcagggccctccttcaggtcctgcaccaccacggggaactctaagaaggagggaggaggttgcttgggttggtaaagaagttttcttcggggtctttgttttgtgtgtgtgtgtgtattggcaggtggtagtggctgttgagttgtctggttttcttgtgattcagttaggggttgggaggtgtcgaccccccgggcagatgttgcatgggaaatacctgtgtttccctgaagagggggaccctcgcagaggaccttttgcttctttttctttttgggcttcttacgattgacttcggtgaagtcttcctcaaaatgatcagtaatctgagagcgtggggggctatcccggaagagaagagattccggagagctctgccccccctcagggtcgtcctcccgcaatctctttctcttgaaaggagaagatatgctggttttctcattggtgattgctttattaagctgtttggattttggggactgaccagtccggctggcccggtcagtctcattcagtgattccatgggaatatctggggcgcggtcagaaccgcttgctgtttggtccatattaagggaccaatcttgctccctcagagcagtggtgtccgttggaaggtagttatctacccagatgaacgtttcccgcctatcagcaaaggtggtgtttggcagtttgtgtttagcaacttggctcatcacttacaaggtacggtacggtcaccaagaaaaaacaagccaaacagctcagggttaaaaaggcaggataaaagcagggtaacaaaagcgtccctagacaaagagtgagctgaagctcacccctctagcgactttcacttctctcccgagaaacacgaggactcctgcagggcgagtgggaacgccaccaagggcagctagccccctttctggacccacgccaagagcagagggagctgtgtcgtgtgtttaagacacaacgaaaatgtgattgtccccctttaccctcaggaattcgggagaaaattgctatttgagcactgacttggctatgtaagctcgaggtgcgttaaagcagtcgctatgtaatcagcatgtttgcttgtgaaagaacgcactctacgggccagcaactgcagtgaattactcgtgctgagtgtgacgacatacagacacaccaaagccgccagaccacatcacaaacagaactctacaatccacaggtgttgcccacacacacacacacaaacacacacgcacagaagccgtatatatatatgtatatctatatctataaatatatagagatagatgacagtgtatttttcgcgtggctataaattgattcgaccttttcacttttacagtaaggacaacttacgggtgcaaggaaagcgttctggacagtgcagtgacattctaaaaaaagtaacgtagtaacgggaatatggattgacgccacacgaaggaagggagataaacgctgaaaacactggagaagataaggaagagttactgggaatggatccagagaaaaaccaaaatcggttcagcgctgcgcgctgagagcacgtgtttaaatatctcatcgagcaggttgtgtccggggtgtacctgaatatggccaccaaatttgaaagtgatccatcgagaactttggccgtgcatcgcggacacacacacacacacacacacacacacacacacacacacacacacacacacacacacacacacacacacacacacacacaaacaaacagacacaagtcgtatatatatatagatggttCTTACTGTGTCCGATTCTCTGTCATCAAACATCTT from Littorina saxatilis isolate snail1 linkage group LG7, US_GU_Lsax_2.0, whole genome shotgun sequence carries:
- the LOC138971981 gene encoding uncharacterized protein, translating into MTKMFDDRESDTCLTNHAMKYCTNERCTGASQQNKDNLINVFFKAMEDKGLRCDIPGLHYLSNITTTTTTTSSTQTTTTQQYYPSCQTGINHCDKYYGPATTVGCGVRQAYKDCVLEQCSLRKLPVFLLRKLEWEQTRKGTYHCGE